In Chlamydiota bacterium, the following proteins share a genomic window:
- a CDS encoding NADH-quinone oxidoreductase subunit C translates to MERIREAFADRFSRWEERHGKRFYAELAADRLVPTARALCETWRLRFVTASGTDTRGAIELLYHFSADADGAVLSLRVTLPKEKPRIESLAPRLKAAEWVEREIAEMLGVTFVGHPDPRRLLLADDWPAGVHPLRRDAGGEGR, encoded by the coding sequence ATGGAGAGGATACGCGAGGCGTTCGCGGACCGTTTCTCCCGCTGGGAGGAGCGGCACGGGAAACGCTTCTACGCCGAGCTCGCCGCCGACCGCCTCGTGCCGACGGCCCGCGCCCTCTGCGAGACATGGCGGCTCCGTTTCGTGACCGCGTCGGGGACCGACACGCGGGGGGCGATCGAGCTGCTCTACCATTTCTCGGCGGACGCGGACGGGGCGGTCCTCTCGCTGCGCGTCACCCTGCCGAAGGAGAAGCCCCGGATCGAATCGCTCGCCCCCCGCCTCAAGGCCGCCGAATGGGTCGAGCGGGAGATCGCCGAGATGCTCGGGGTGACGTTCGTCGGCCACCCGGACCCCCGCCGCCTCCTCCTCGCCGACGACTGGCCGGCGGGGGTCCATCCGCTGCGCCGCGACGCGGGGGGGGAGGGGAGATGA
- a CDS encoding NADH:ubiquinone oxidoreductase codes for MTERIIPVGPYHPLQEEPEFFKLHVEGERVVKLDVQLGYNHRGVEGLAETRSYDQILFLVERICGICSTSHPFASVNAVENLIGCEVPPRARYIRSVVGELERIHSHLLWLGLAGHFIGYNTVFMWAWKTREIVLDLLERISGNRQNYSMFKIGGVRRDIADAEIPSLLAALDTLRPALDLFRGAVVDDPVIHARTKGVGALTADDIRAYGAVGPTARASGVDIDVRRDDPYAAYGEVRWKVVTGTRGDVYDKLLVRILEMYESRSIIVQCLNGLPPGEIDARVKAVPAGEGIGRHEAPRGEVFHYVRSDGTNRPARYKVRAPSFMNVATNARAVVGQTVSDATIILAAVDPCYCCTERMAAVDASTGETRWDSDALIRLSREKTARIRRRMGIR; via the coding sequence ATGACCGAGCGGATCATCCCGGTGGGGCCGTACCACCCGCTCCAGGAGGAGCCGGAGTTCTTCAAGCTCCACGTCGAGGGGGAGCGCGTGGTGAAGCTCGACGTGCAGCTCGGCTACAACCACCGCGGCGTCGAGGGGCTCGCGGAGACGAGGTCGTACGACCAGATCCTGTTCCTCGTGGAGAGGATCTGCGGCATCTGCTCGACCAGCCACCCGTTCGCGAGCGTGAACGCGGTCGAGAACCTGATCGGCTGCGAGGTCCCCCCGCGCGCCCGCTACATCCGCAGCGTCGTCGGCGAGCTCGAGCGGATCCATTCGCACCTCCTCTGGCTCGGCCTCGCGGGCCACTTCATCGGCTACAACACGGTGTTCATGTGGGCCTGGAAGACGCGCGAGATCGTCCTCGATCTCCTCGAGCGGATCAGCGGGAACCGCCAGAACTACTCGATGTTCAAGATCGGGGGGGTGCGGCGCGACATCGCCGACGCCGAGATCCCCTCCCTCCTCGCCGCGCTCGACACCCTCCGCCCCGCCCTCGACCTGTTCCGCGGCGCGGTCGTGGACGACCCGGTGATCCACGCCAGGACGAAGGGCGTCGGGGCGCTCACCGCCGACGATATCCGCGCCTACGGGGCGGTGGGGCCCACGGCGAGGGCGTCCGGGGTCGACATCGACGTCAGGAGGGACGACCCGTACGCCGCCTACGGGGAGGTCCGGTGGAAGGTCGTCACCGGGACGCGCGGCGACGTCTACGACAAGCTCCTGGTGCGGATCCTCGAGATGTACGAATCGCGGTCGATCATCGTCCAGTGCCTGAACGGTCTCCCGCCCGGGGAGATCGACGCCCGGGTGAAGGCCGTTCCGGCGGGCGAGGGGATCGGGCGCCACGAGGCCCCGCGGGGGGAGGTCTTCCACTACGTGCGGAGCGACGGGACGAACCGCCCGGCCCGCTACAAGGTGCGCGCGCCGAGTTTCATGAACGTCGCCACGAACGCCCGGGCGGTCGTCGGCCAGACCGTCTCCGACGCCACGATCATCCTGGCCGCGGTGGACCCGTGCTACTGCTGCACCGAGCGGATGGCCGCGGTCGACGCGTCGACCGGGGAGACGCGCTGGGACAGCGACGCCCTGATCCGTCTCTCCCGGGAGAAGACCGCCCGGATCCGGAGAAGGATGGGCATCCGATGA
- a CDS encoding NADH dehydrogenase has product MNAAWPLILLPSFAAAVCLAFRRRPAFCAACAVAALGAEGALAALLFARGAAPWGWNGVPLLAADGLSRLVCLGIACFGLLAGVYSLGWFAPRERGGAYWCLLLLTEAAGMGVALADHLVLLLCAWGFMGITLYLLIAAAGPAAADAAKKTMLMVGGTDAFMVLGVALLSFHAGAGVRPASPLPLSGAAAWTAYLCIAAAAFAKAGAVPFHTWIPDCAERAPVPVTALLPASLDKLLGIYLVARASLTLFAMNAGMQRLLLAVGAATIICGVMMAMAQHDLKRLLGYHAVSQVGYMLIGIGTGNAVGIAGGLFHMLNHSIYKTCLFFSAGSVERRAGTADLDGLGGLSRAMPVTFAATLIASLSISGVPPLNGFASKWMVYQGLLEMGRHGGKLWTVWLLAAMFGSVLTLASFVKVVQAVFLSPPSSPSARGRGAVREAGASMAGPAAALAAACVALGVWAVPLGVAPLIRPAVGAAVSFPGFWNSTAATVLLAAGLLLGLLVCLAGRLSRARECAPFIGGEEGTPEMILSGTDFYQTITEMRGLRGIYRAAGRRGFDLYDRGRDAVFAAARLLQRAHGGCLPVYIAWCLAGLAAVVWALAR; this is encoded by the coding sequence ATGAACGCCGCATGGCCGCTCATTCTCCTTCCGTCTTTCGCGGCGGCCGTCTGCCTCGCCTTCAGGCGCCGCCCCGCGTTCTGCGCCGCCTGCGCCGTCGCGGCGCTGGGGGCGGAAGGGGCGCTGGCGGCGCTCCTGTTCGCGCGCGGCGCCGCCCCGTGGGGATGGAACGGCGTTCCGCTCCTCGCCGCCGACGGGCTGTCGCGCCTCGTCTGCCTCGGGATCGCCTGCTTCGGGCTCCTGGCGGGCGTCTACTCGCTCGGCTGGTTTGCCCCGCGGGAGCGGGGGGGGGCGTACTGGTGCCTGCTGCTCCTCACGGAGGCGGCGGGCATGGGCGTGGCCCTCGCCGACCACCTCGTCCTCCTCCTCTGCGCCTGGGGGTTCATGGGCATCACCCTGTACCTCCTCATCGCCGCGGCCGGTCCCGCCGCCGCGGACGCGGCCAAGAAGACGATGCTGATGGTGGGGGGGACGGATGCGTTCATGGTCCTCGGCGTCGCGCTCCTCTCCTTTCATGCGGGGGCGGGGGTGCGTCCCGCCTCCCCGCTCCCCCTCTCGGGGGCGGCTGCGTGGACCGCGTACCTGTGCATCGCCGCGGCCGCCTTCGCGAAGGCGGGGGCGGTCCCGTTCCACACCTGGATCCCCGACTGCGCGGAGCGCGCCCCGGTCCCCGTCACCGCCCTCCTCCCCGCCTCGCTCGACAAGCTCCTCGGGATCTACCTCGTCGCGCGGGCGAGTCTGACCCTGTTCGCCATGAACGCGGGGATGCAGAGGCTCCTGCTCGCCGTGGGCGCGGCGACGATCATCTGCGGCGTGATGATGGCGATGGCGCAGCACGACCTCAAGCGCCTCCTCGGCTACCACGCCGTCTCGCAGGTCGGCTACATGCTGATCGGGATAGGGACCGGGAACGCGGTGGGGATCGCCGGCGGGCTGTTCCACATGCTCAATCACAGCATCTACAAGACCTGCCTCTTCTTCTCCGCCGGCTCCGTGGAGCGGCGGGCGGGCACCGCGGATCTCGACGGCCTCGGCGGCCTCTCCCGGGCGATGCCGGTCACCTTCGCCGCGACCCTCATCGCCAGCCTCTCGATCTCCGGGGTCCCGCCGCTCAACGGGTTCGCGTCGAAGTGGATGGTCTACCAGGGGCTTCTCGAGATGGGGCGGCACGGTGGAAAACTCTGGACGGTCTGGCTGCTCGCGGCGATGTTCGGGAGCGTCCTCACGCTCGCGAGCTTCGTGAAGGTCGTGCAGGCCGTCTTCCTCTCCCCCCCCTCCTCGCCGTCCGCGCGGGGGCGCGGGGCGGTGCGCGAGGCGGGCGCGTCGATGGCGGGGCCCGCGGCGGCGCTCGCGGCGGCGTGCGTCGCCCTGGGCGTGTGGGCGGTGCCGCTCGGCGTCGCGCCGCTGATCAGGCCGGCCGTCGGGGCTGCGGTGTCGTTCCCCGGGTTCTGGAATTCCACGGCCGCGACCGTGCTGCTGGCCGCGGGGCTCCTTCTCGGCCTCCTCGTATGCCTCGCCGGCCGCCTCTCCCGCGCGCGGGAGTGCGCGCCGTTCATCGGGGGCGAGGAGGGCACGCCGGAGATGATCCTCTCGGGCACGGACTTCTACCAGACGATCACCGAGATGCGGGGGCTGCGGGGCATCTACCGTGCCGCGGGCCGGCGGGGATTCGACCTGTACGACCGCGGCCGCGACGCGGTCTTCGCCGCGGCCCGGCTGCTCCAACGGGCGCACGGCGGCTGCCTGCCCGTATACATCGCCTGGTGCCTGGCGGGGCTCGCGGCCGTCGTCTGGGCCCTGGCGCGATAG
- a CDS encoding NADH-quinone oxidoreductase subunit L, producing MNILPLLLAAPFAGACVCAVSGKRFAALVRTAASLAVFWLSLRAAARVCLGGAFAWEAAGLAVDGLSALLLVTVGLIGFAVSLYTHGYLAPSAREGGFSALFLLMTGGMVGTVCAADLVSLVAFLEIASLASYALVAHGGGKDALEAGFKYLAIGCLASLFAFLGAAVLRSATGAASLADAASALAAPGATPALRLAAGLLIAGFGTKAALAPFHAWLPDAHTSAPAPVSAMLSGVLVKALGVYALLRLFLAAPGPGVAGVLATLAAVSIIGGALLAAAQHDYKRLLAWSSVSQVGYIVAGAATGTSLGMAGALLHLCAHSAAKSALFLSAGAVDRAAGTRDLRRLGGLRERMPVTASSSLAASLSLAGVPPLGGFWSKLLILLGCVEAGLGGLACAAALGSLLTLGAVMKAQRAIFYGELRPHWDAVREAPPSMRAPMVALAVLSAAAGLLLLPGPPRALLAGARDALRGTRQAARFAAGDAAEARAKNGVRLR from the coding sequence ATGAACATCCTGCCGCTGCTGCTCGCCGCGCCGTTCGCGGGGGCGTGCGTCTGCGCCGTCTCCGGGAAACGTTTCGCGGCCCTGGTGCGGACGGCGGCGTCCCTCGCCGTCTTCTGGCTCTCCCTCCGCGCGGCGGCGCGCGTTTGCCTCGGCGGCGCCTTCGCCTGGGAGGCGGCGGGGCTCGCCGTCGACGGCCTCTCGGCCCTCCTGCTCGTCACGGTGGGCCTGATCGGCTTCGCGGTGTCGCTCTACACGCACGGCTACCTGGCGCCGTCCGCGCGGGAAGGGGGGTTCTCCGCGCTCTTCCTGCTCATGACGGGGGGGATGGTCGGGACCGTCTGCGCCGCCGACCTCGTCTCGCTCGTCGCCTTCCTCGAGATCGCCTCGCTGGCGAGCTACGCCCTGGTCGCGCACGGAGGGGGGAAAGACGCGCTCGAGGCCGGCTTCAAGTACCTTGCGATCGGCTGCCTCGCCTCGCTCTTCGCCTTCCTCGGGGCCGCCGTGCTCCGCTCCGCCACGGGCGCGGCATCCCTCGCGGACGCCGCCTCCGCCCTCGCCGCCCCGGGCGCCACGCCGGCCCTCCGGCTGGCGGCGGGTCTTCTCATCGCGGGGTTCGGCACGAAGGCCGCCCTCGCCCCGTTCCACGCCTGGCTCCCGGACGCCCACACCTCCGCCCCGGCACCGGTCTCCGCGATGCTCTCGGGGGTCCTGGTCAAGGCCCTGGGCGTCTACGCCCTGCTCAGGCTCTTCCTCGCCGCCCCGGGGCCGGGCGTCGCGGGCGTGCTGGCGACGCTCGCCGCGGTTTCGATCATCGGCGGCGCCCTCCTCGCCGCGGCGCAGCACGACTACAAGCGGCTTCTCGCCTGGTCCTCCGTGAGCCAGGTCGGCTACATCGTCGCCGGGGCCGCCACCGGCACGTCGCTGGGGATGGCGGGGGCGCTCCTGCACCTGTGCGCCCATTCGGCGGCCAAGTCGGCACTCTTCCTCTCGGCGGGGGCGGTCGACAGGGCGGCCGGGACGCGCGACCTGCGCCGGCTCGGCGGGCTCAGGGAGCGGATGCCGGTCACCGCGTCGTCGTCGCTCGCCGCATCGCTGTCGCTGGCCGGCGTGCCGCCGCTCGGCGGCTTCTGGAGCAAGCTGTTGATCCTCCTCGGGTGCGTCGAGGCGGGGCTCGGAGGCCTCGCCTGCGCGGCGGCGCTCGGGAGCCTCCTCACGCTGGGCGCCGTGATGAAGGCGCAGCGCGCCATCTTCTACGGCGAATTGAGACCGCACTGGGACGCGGTGCGTGAGGCGCCGCCGTCGATGCGGGCGCCGATGGTCGCGCTCGCCGTCCTCTCCGCGGCGGCGGGCCTCCTCCTGCTCCCCGGGCCGCCGCGCGCCCTGCTCGCGGGGGCGCGCGACGCCCTGCGCGGCACGCGGCAGGCGGCGCGGTTCGCCGCCGGAGACGCCGCGGAGGCCCGGGCAAAGAACGGGGTCCGGCTACGATGA
- a CDS encoding 4Fe-4S dicluster domain-containing protein, producing MRAPKLRELREGIRALFGRRCTTRFPAAGTEVPEGFRGVPRFDEKGCVGCGACAVVCPVKDIEVTDSLRDRKGTRRLTIHLDDCIFCAQCARNCITGKGVVMTPDFDLSTDDRGKIRESIEKELVLCELCGEVVGARDHLLWIARRVGPAAYTNPTLMLPMLDALAPTEEPPPGGRDGTLRGDRMRVLCPRCRRSSTVEFSMEG from the coding sequence ATGAGGGCGCCGAAACTGAGGGAGCTGCGGGAGGGGATTCGCGCGCTCTTCGGGCGCCGCTGCACGACGCGCTTCCCGGCGGCCGGGACGGAGGTGCCGGAGGGGTTCCGCGGGGTGCCGCGCTTCGACGAAAAGGGGTGCGTCGGCTGCGGGGCGTGCGCCGTCGTCTGCCCGGTGAAGGATATCGAGGTGACCGACTCGTTGCGGGACAGGAAAGGGACGCGGCGGCTCACCATCCACCTGGACGACTGCATCTTCTGTGCGCAGTGCGCGAGGAACTGCATCACCGGGAAGGGGGTGGTGATGACCCCCGACTTCGACCTCTCGACGGACGACCGCGGGAAGATCCGGGAATCGATCGAGAAGGAGCTTGTCCTCTGCGAGCTCTGCGGGGAGGTCGTCGGCGCCCGCGACCATCTGCTCTGGATCGCGCGGCGCGTGGGGCCCGCCGCATACACCAATCCCACCCTGATGCTTCCCATGCTCGACGCCCTCGCCCCAACGGAGGAACCGCCCCCTGGCGGGCGGGATGGGACCCTCCGGGGGGACCGGATGCGGGTGCTCTGCCCGCGCTGCAGGAGGAGCTCCACCGTTGAGTTCTCCATGGAGGGATGA
- a CDS encoding hydrogenase 3 maturation endopeptidase HyCI, with protein sequence MSSPWRDEIRRGLCGDGPARGVLLGVGNRLRGDDGAGSLLAARLAARGIDRAFDGGTTPENYCELVAALSPRTVFIADAACFGGREGEVRLLDPRSLGAGAFSTHGISLRPLAAYLEERCGCRVVVVGIQPAAARDGEGVSPAVTGAVAELEDCFAGLLGGGAPGGAPA encoded by the coding sequence TTGAGTTCTCCATGGAGGGATGAGATCAGGCGCGGCCTGTGCGGAGACGGGCCGGCGCGCGGCGTCCTGCTCGGGGTGGGGAACCGGCTGCGGGGCGACGACGGGGCGGGGAGCCTCCTCGCGGCGCGGCTCGCGGCCCGGGGGATAGACCGGGCGTTCGACGGCGGCACAACCCCGGAGAACTACTGCGAGCTCGTCGCCGCCCTTTCCCCCCGGACGGTCTTCATCGCCGACGCCGCCTGTTTCGGCGGGCGGGAAGGAGAGGTGCGCCTCCTCGACCCGCGCTCCCTCGGGGCGGGGGCCTTCTCGACGCACGGGATTTCGCTCCGTCCGCTCGCGGCGTACCTCGAGGAGCGGTGCGGCTGCCGCGTCGTGGTCGTGGGGATCCAGCCGGCCGCCGCGCGGGACGGGGAGGGGGTCAGCCCCGCCGTCACGGGCGCCGTCGCCGAGCTCGAGGACTGTTTCGCCGGTCTCCTGGGCGGCGGCGCACCGGGGGGGGCGCCCGCATGA